A portion of the Sabethes cyaneus chromosome 3, idSabCyanKW18_F2, whole genome shotgun sequence genome contains these proteins:
- the LOC128740284 gene encoding larval cuticle protein A2B-like: MAFKFKVFCLFALIAVASAGLLPVAVKHVEYADAPAEYHFSYSVHDDHTGDIKSQSEERHGDDVKGQYSLIDADGYQRIVDYTADEHNGFNAVVRREPLTQKVAKIVAPIAHHYVAPAPIAKIALPVAKVAVPVAKVAYPANLATVSFSAPSLSYHY, from the exons ATGGCTTTCAAA TTTAAGGTCTTCTGTCTGTTTGCGCTGATCGCTGTTGCCAGTGCAGGTCTTTTGCCGGTAGCTGTGAAACACGTGGAATATGCGGATGCTCCTGCGGAATATCACTTCTCGTACTCCGTTCACGATGATCACACTGGAGACATCAAGAGCCAGAGCGAGGAACGTCACGGTGATGATGTCAAGGGTCAGTACAGTCTGATTGATGCCGATGGTTACCAGCGCATTGTTGACTACACCGCCGATGAGCATAACGGTTTCAACGCCGTCGTTCGCCGTGAGCCTCTAACCCAAAAGGTTGCCAAAATTGTGGCTCCCATCGCACACCATTACGTTGCTCCCGCCCCAATTGCCAAGATCGCTTTACCTGTGGCGAAGGTTGCCGTTCCGGTCGCAAAGGTTGCCTATCCAGCTAATCTTGCAACCGTCAGCTTTTCGGCGCCCAGCCTGAGCTATCACTATTAG
- the LOC128740285 gene encoding larval cuticle protein A2B-like: MPDNGTVFESRTEHILIINCESFQFLAVFAFLAVASAQHYDPHYYQPQYHAPAIVKTVQPAIVKTIQPALVKTVKHVEYPDSPAEYQFQYSVHDEHTGDIKSQQEERHGDDVKGQYTLIDADGHRRIVDYTADEHNGFNAVVRREPLEGHKIVKTIAPVAKVYAPVAKVIAPQVHYSHPEPQYSHSHY; the protein is encoded by the exons ATGCCAGACAATGGAACCGTATTCGAGAGTCGAACGG AacatattttaataattaattGTGAATCATTTCAGTTCCTTGCAGTATTCGCTTTCCTGGCCGTGGCCAGTGCCCAGCACTACGATCCCCATTACTACCAGCCACAGTACCATGCTCCTGCCATTGTTAAGACTGTCCAGCCAGCCATCGTCAAGACTATTCAGCCAGCTCTAGTCAAGACCGTCAAACACGTCGAGTATCCAGACTCTCCAGCTGAATATCAGTTCCAGTACTCCGTTCACGATGAGCACACCGGAGATATTAAGAGCCAACAGGAGGAACGCCATGGTGATGACGTTAAGGGCCAGTACACTCTGATCGATGCTGATGGCCACCGTCGTATCGTAGATTACACCGCCGATGAGCACAACGGTTTCAACGCTGTCGTTCGTCGGGAACCTCTCGAGGGACACAAGATCGTAAAGACTATTGCTCCGGTCGCCAAGGTGTACGCCCCAGTCGCCAAGGTTATCGCTCCTCAGGTGCACTACAGCCATCCAGAACCACAATACTCACACTCGCACTATTAG
- the LOC128743954 gene encoding cuticle protein 8-like has protein sequence MAFKFVALCALLAVAAAQHYDPHYYQQPQYHAQPALLKTLQPALVKTVQPTLVKSYQPALVKTVKHVEYPDAPAEYQFAYEVHDDQTGDVKSQQEERHGDNVKGVYTLIDADGFRRIVEYTADDHNGFNAVVRREPLEGHKVIKAVAPVAKLAYAPAPVQHYQPAPVYNYQPAPVQHYQPTVVKTFAAPVAKVAVPAVTKVALPVAKVAYAPHPDTVNHVQFSGHSTNYNY, from the exons ATGGCATTTAAA TTTGTTGCTCTGTGTGCCCTATTGGCTGTTGCCGCTGCTCAGCATTACGACCCACATTACTACCAACAGCCCCAATACCATGCTCAACCAGCACTGTTGAAAACCCTTCAGCCTGCCTTGGTGAAAACAGTTCAACCCACCCTGGTTAAAAGCTACCAACCAGCTCTGGTGAAAACAGTGAAACACGTTGAATACCCAGATGCTCCCGCCGAGTACCAATTTGCTTACGAAGTTCATGATGACCAGACCGGAGATGTCAAAAGCCAACAAGAGGAACGTCATGGTGACAATGTCAAGGGAGTCTACACTCTGATTGATGCTGATGGATTCCGTCGCATCGTGGAATACACAGCCGATGACCATAATGGATTCAACGCCGTTGTCCGTCGAGAACCACTAGAGGGACACAAAGTTATTAAGGCTGTAGCCCCAGTTGCTAAGCTCGCCTACGCTCCGGCTCCCGTTCAACACTATCAGCCAGCTCCGGTTTACAACTATCAGCCCGCTCCAGTACAGCACTACCAGCCAACCGTAGTCAAAACCTTCGCTGCTCCAGTTGCTAAGGTAGCCGTTCCTGCCGTCACCAAGGTTGCTCTTCCGGTTGCCAAGGTAGCTTATGCCCCACACCCGGATACTGTTAACCACGTTCAGTTCAGTGGACATTCCACCAACTACAACTACTAA